The DNA sequence CCGTCAGATTGGCCCGCATGGAACGCTCGAAACGGTTGGAAAGCCAGCGGTGCTCCACTTCCGGGAAGGTGTAGCGCAGAATGTCCAGCGCGGCATCCGCGTCGCGCGCGCTCAAGTGGCGGCGCCCGCTCAGAATGGTAGCAAACAGGTCCACCAGCGTGCCGGCATGCACTTTCATGGAACCGTCGTCCCGGCGCAGCCACGGCACGTAGGCGCCCAGCGTCCTGACCAGATTCAGCCTCCAGTGAATCAGCTTGGAGGGTATGTCAAAAAACCATCGGATCATGCCAGGGAACGCGTTGCCGGAACCAGTAGTACAGGGATTCCCGGCCTACCTCAAGCGCAACCGGAATTTCACGGAGAAATGACAATATTTTCTACAGCTTTATCTTGCAATAGGTCTGGAGGAAGTATAGTTCTGTCCAATGTTCATGCTTTCCATGCGAAAGCGAGCCAAATACATCAACATTATCACAACATGGATATTTTAGTTTCTACTCTTTGTGACTTCGCCGCCGACTACCAGGGCAAGCTTTGCATCCAGGGCGGTTTTGACTCCCTGGTCGCCCGTCAGTTCCCCGTCGTGCACCCCGTCTGCGCCGTTGCCCTGCGCATCTGCCTCACTCCTGAAGACGAAGGCACCCACGAACTGGGCCTGAGCATCGTTGACGCCGACGGCACGCCGCTGGACAAGGAACGCATGCCCATCAAGATCAACTTCCCGGTGCCCGCTTTCCCGGAAGGCGTCTCCTTCTTCACCCGCAACCTGATTATGAACTTCCAGGGCCTGCGCTTTGAAAAGCCCGGCAACTACTCCATCGACCTGACGGTTGACGGCGAACTGGCCTCCCGCGTGCCTTTCCGCGTGGTGCAGGTGCAGGAAGAAGCTCCCCAGGCCTAAGAATAATCTTCTTTTTCATCAAACCGCCTCCCGTTCACCCGGCAGGCGGTTTTTTGTTGGGGTGCATGGAGCCCCCGTCTGCCCGAAGGAGGGAGATGAAAACCACCGGTTCCATGTTCCCATGAAAGCCGGTTCGCTCACAAAGCCTTCCCCCCGGGAGCGGAGGTGGCTTTCCGGCCTTCGTACTGAAAAGCTTTTCAAAGCGGAACCTAGGCTCATTTTTCTCTTTTACTAACCGGACATGGCTATGAGGGCCGGGAGTCCCTCTTTCCCGGGAGAGCGCAGGCAGGCTTTCGCCGGGTGGGGAAGCGCCATGGTTGGCGCAGCCCTCTTTTCTCTTTGGAAAGAAAGGAGGTGCGCCTTTTTTGCGTTCTCCAGCCCCCTTTTTCATTGCGGTTCCCCACCGGATTGACCATGATACGAACCGCTCCCACCCGCCATGCAAACCCCACGCCTCCAGTACGACAGGATTATCATCACGGGCGCATCGTCCGGATTCGGGGAAGCCTTTGCCGGAACGCTGGCCCCTCATGCGGCGGAACTGGTGCTGATTGCCCGGAACGGGGACGTCCTGCGCCAGCTTGCCGCCGCGCTGGAAAAACGCCACCCCGGCCTGCGCGCCTCCGTCTTTCCCTGCGACCTGGCGGATGAAGCTTCCCTGGACACGCTCGTTTCACATCTGGACAGCCTTCCTCCGGGCAGAACCCTGCTGATCAACAATGCGGGAGCCGGGGATTACGGAGAATTCGCGGACGGCCGCTGGGAAAAAATCCGCGCCCTGCTGCGCCTGAACGTGGAAAGCCTCACCCGCCTGTGCCATGCGCTGATCCCCTCCATGAAACGGAACGGCGGGGACATCATCAACCTCAGCTCCCTGGGAGCCCTCCTGCCCATTCCGGATTTTGCCGTTTATGCGGCCACCAAGGCTTATGTTTCCAGCCTGTCGGAAGCGCTGCGGCTGGAACTGCGCGAACACGGCATCCGCGTGCTGGCCGTCTGCCCCGGCCCGGTTTCCACGGGCTTCGGAAAAGCGGCCCGGCGCCCCGGCTTTACCGGAAACATGATGCCGGGCCGCAACGCCTTTGATACGTCCGTTGAAACCGTCGTGAAAGACAGCCTCCGCGCCCTGTCCCGCGGGCGCGCACGTGTCTTCCCCGGCATGAAGATACGGCTGGCGGCCCTGCTGTTGAGCATTGCCCCGCTGGGGCTGATCCGCTTTTTCATGGGCAGGCGCCCGCGGAAAGTCCAGCCTGCCCCCAACGATTCACCTTCTTCAGCATCATGAAA is a window from the Akkermansia massiliensis genome containing:
- a CDS encoding DUF6941 family protein, whose amino-acid sequence is MDILVSTLCDFAADYQGKLCIQGGFDSLVARQFPVVHPVCAVALRICLTPEDEGTHELGLSIVDADGTPLDKERMPIKINFPVPAFPEGVSFFTRNLIMNFQGLRFEKPGNYSIDLTVDGELASRVPFRVVQVQEEAPQA
- a CDS encoding SDR family NAD(P)-dependent oxidoreductase, whose protein sequence is MQTPRLQYDRIIITGASSGFGEAFAGTLAPHAAELVLIARNGDVLRQLAAALEKRHPGLRASVFPCDLADEASLDTLVSHLDSLPPGRTLLINNAGAGDYGEFADGRWEKIRALLRLNVESLTRLCHALIPSMKRNGGDIINLSSLGALLPIPDFAVYAATKAYVSSLSEALRLELREHGIRVLAVCPGPVSTGFGKAARRPGFTGNMMPGRNAFDTSVETVVKDSLRALSRGRARVFPGMKIRLAALLLSIAPLGLIRFFMGRRPRKVQPAPNDSPSSAS